Proteins encoded by one window of Micromonospora coxensis:
- a CDS encoding SCO7613 C-terminal domain-containing membrane protein produces MENSAYPCPACGAPADLSRGCSGCGRPPYPPAAEVIRLDREIAVLAREVDRARAAYREVSDRYDAARSRRAELAARVRAEVPRQTPTVRPVPVPAAVGGGPAVPVTARPVPVAPGRPETSTRTVQGVLFVLGGVLLGTAAVVFTAVAWAAVGVAGRALILAAFTVLALAVPLVAARRGLRGTAETFAAVGLLLVVLDGYAAWAVDLFGTAAWPGTRYAALVGGASAAVAAGYARLSRLTVPWFAALLVAQPVLPLAAAEARPDADGWTLVLLGVALLDLVVVVALRRRYPAVPVVAATVPGSSGGTAVTGVSAPGTATGARIGGTAAGGGSVAVPRTVLAGRVLAWLGFGAATLLAAGCALVPLAWGRAAGQPLLAGAPLLLVALVVLGGAWASGERALRQVAAGLLVPVLAAALLRPVAELRPGLLLVAAALVAVALAGAVRALPAVARSGPRVGALVVAGGLAQVVVLATLLVAGGAVARSQPPWRGARLGSAPDWGWQLPVAVLLTAAVFVLLLPRAARPVTVLLGVTVTGLALPAATATPWPAIVGMDLVLAVVFLAAVLRPGRRTPTVLVGALAAATLIAHGLLVALATRSGTLAALGVVLLAGFAAAALSRRGTPAQHAVGGVALVAALLAVPAQAVVALVAAGAAPAWSARGGFAAAALTLAVLLAVRRHRPDLDGYASTATTATLGVLALAPLVVPAEPLGLYAATAVLLLVAVDRGTDVSMPGRVVAAALTVVAGLAVLPATVEAVFSPYDGPVRPWSGAPSAEPLPGAWTALVAVLVLAVAAQVLAARADAGRVTRLLTGAAFGAVALPLALVALGAPWPVGPAAVILIGLAALLVVALAPPTPDTSRPLAGPATSPDRTASPDRTASPASAAAVGSPAAPAGSSAAAAGSPTLTAAAGSPASAAAAGSPALSAAAGSPALSAAAGSPGSPVAGVGSPVPAAPVASPGRSGADPLRGLVLLPIGVLWTVAGLVGLLATRAGTLGGLALLVVAAVVVGAVGRRAEVRVLGSLVAVAAATGFAVTASLAAGLPLRTAGFAVLAVAVVVLFLAPPLARRAALAGRAMEAAAQAVALVALLFSVPALRHAAVICVLWGVAVALRVLRRGESTAGRWAFAGIAGTSELLGAWLLLAAGGVVLWEAYTLPAAGLALVAGLVALRTRPGLNSWLALGPGLAAGLLPSLVSVLVAPEPQPWRRLLLGAAALGVVLAGATRRWQAPVVLGGATLTVLALHELVRGWDLLPRWIFLAVGGLALIALAATYERRRRDLARLRAAVGRMS; encoded by the coding sequence GTGGAGAACAGCGCCTACCCCTGCCCCGCCTGCGGGGCGCCCGCCGATCTGAGTCGCGGGTGCTCCGGTTGCGGTCGGCCGCCGTACCCGCCCGCGGCGGAGGTGATCCGGCTGGACCGGGAGATCGCCGTGCTGGCCCGGGAGGTGGACCGGGCGCGTGCGGCGTACCGCGAGGTCTCCGACCGGTACGACGCGGCGCGCAGCCGGCGCGCGGAGCTGGCGGCCCGGGTCCGCGCGGAGGTGCCCCGGCAGACGCCGACGGTCCGTCCCGTGCCCGTGCCGGCGGCGGTCGGCGGGGGGCCGGCCGTCCCGGTCACGGCGCGGCCCGTGCCGGTGGCGCCCGGACGGCCGGAGACGTCGACCCGGACCGTGCAGGGGGTGCTGTTCGTCCTCGGTGGGGTGCTGCTCGGCACCGCCGCCGTGGTGTTCACCGCCGTCGCCTGGGCGGCGGTGGGGGTGGCCGGCCGGGCCCTGATCCTGGCCGCGTTCACCGTCCTCGCGCTCGCCGTGCCGCTGGTCGCGGCCCGGCGGGGGCTGCGCGGCACGGCGGAGACCTTCGCCGCGGTGGGACTGCTGCTGGTGGTCCTCGACGGGTACGCCGCCTGGGCGGTCGACCTGTTCGGCACGGCCGCCTGGCCGGGCACCCGGTACGCCGCGCTGGTCGGGGGGGCCAGCGCGGCGGTCGCCGCCGGGTACGCGCGGCTCAGCCGGCTGACGGTGCCCTGGTTCGCGGCGCTGCTCGTCGCGCAGCCGGTGCTGCCGCTGGCCGCGGCCGAGGCCCGGCCGGACGCCGACGGGTGGACCCTGGTCCTGCTCGGGGTGGCGCTGCTCGACCTCGTGGTGGTGGTCGCGCTGCGCCGCCGGTACCCGGCCGTACCCGTCGTCGCGGCGACGGTGCCCGGGTCCTCCGGGGGGACGGCGGTGACCGGCGTGAGCGCGCCGGGCACCGCCACGGGGGCGCGGATCGGGGGCACGGCGGCCGGCGGGGGGTCGGTCGCCGTGCCGCGCACCGTCCTGGCCGGACGGGTGCTCGCCTGGCTCGGCTTCGGCGCCGCCACCCTGCTCGCCGCCGGCTGCGCCCTGGTGCCGCTCGCCTGGGGGCGGGCCGCCGGGCAGCCGCTGCTCGCCGGGGCGCCGCTGCTGCTGGTGGCGCTGGTCGTGCTCGGCGGCGCGTGGGCCTCCGGGGAGCGGGCGCTCCGCCAGGTCGCGGCGGGACTGCTGGTGCCGGTGCTGGCCGCCGCGCTGCTGCGTCCGGTCGCCGAACTGCGTCCGGGCCTGCTGCTGGTGGCGGCGGCCCTGGTGGCGGTCGCGCTGGCCGGCGCGGTCCGGGCCCTGCCGGCCGTCGCGCGCTCCGGTCCCCGGGTCGGCGCGCTGGTCGTCGCCGGTGGTCTCGCCCAGGTCGTCGTGCTCGCCACCCTGCTGGTGGCCGGCGGCGCGGTGGCCCGCTCGCAACCCCCGTGGCGGGGCGCGCGGCTCGGCTCGGCGCCGGACTGGGGCTGGCAGCTCCCGGTGGCCGTGCTGCTCACCGCCGCCGTGTTCGTGCTGCTGCTGCCCCGGGCCGCCCGCCCGGTGACCGTGCTGCTCGGGGTGACGGTGACCGGGTTGGCGCTGCCGGCGGCCACCGCGACGCCGTGGCCGGCGATCGTCGGCATGGACCTGGTCCTCGCGGTGGTGTTCCTGGCCGCCGTCCTGCGGCCGGGCCGGCGGACCCCGACCGTGCTGGTCGGCGCGTTGGCCGCCGCCACCCTGATCGCACACGGGCTGCTCGTCGCCCTGGCCACCCGGTCCGGGACGCTCGCCGCGCTCGGTGTCGTGCTGCTCGCCGGCTTCGCCGCGGCGGCCCTGTCCCGCCGGGGCACCCCGGCCCAGCACGCGGTCGGCGGGGTGGCACTGGTCGCGGCGCTGCTCGCCGTACCGGCCCAGGCGGTCGTCGCGCTGGTCGCCGCCGGAGCCGCCCCCGCATGGTCGGCCCGGGGCGGGTTCGCCGCCGCCGCGCTGACGCTCGCCGTGCTCCTCGCGGTCCGCCGCCACCGGCCGGACCTCGACGGGTACGCCTCGACCGCCACCACCGCGACGCTCGGCGTGCTCGCCCTGGCGCCGCTGGTCGTACCGGCCGAACCCCTGGGGCTGTACGCGGCGACGGCGGTGCTGCTGCTGGTCGCCGTCGACCGGGGCACCGACGTGTCGATGCCGGGTCGGGTGGTCGCCGCCGCGCTGACCGTGGTCGCCGGGCTCGCCGTCCTGCCCGCGACGGTGGAGGCGGTCTTCAGCCCGTACGACGGGCCGGTGCGGCCCTGGTCCGGGGCGCCCTCGGCCGAGCCGCTGCCCGGCGCGTGGACCGCGCTGGTGGCGGTGCTGGTGCTGGCCGTCGCCGCCCAGGTCCTCGCCGCACGGGCCGACGCCGGACGGGTCACCCGGCTGCTGACCGGCGCCGCCTTCGGGGCGGTCGCGCTCCCGCTGGCGCTGGTGGCGCTCGGCGCGCCCTGGCCGGTCGGGCCGGCAGCGGTGATCCTCATCGGACTCGCCGCGCTGCTGGTCGTCGCCCTGGCCCCGCCGACGCCGGACACGTCCCGGCCGCTCGCCGGCCCGGCCACCTCTCCGGACCGCACCGCCTCCCCGGACCGCACCGCCTCCCCGGCCTCGGCGGCTGCGGTCGGCTCTCCGGCAGCTCCGGCCGGCTCCTCGGCGGCTGCGGCCGGGTCGCCCACCCTGACGGCTGCGGCCGGGTCGCCCGCCTCGGCGGCTGCCGCCGGTTCGCCCGCCCTGTCGGCTGCGGCCGGGTCGCCCGCCCTGTCGGCTGCCGCCGGGTCGCCCGGCTCGCCGGTGGCGGGGGTCGGCTCGCCGGTCCCGGCCGCTCCGGTGGCCTCGCCGGGTCGGTCGGGTGCCGATCCGCTGCGCGGCCTGGTCCTGCTGCCGATCGGCGTGCTCTGGACCGTCGCCGGGCTGGTGGGGCTGCTCGCCACCCGGGCCGGCACCCTCGGCGGGCTGGCCCTGCTCGTGGTCGCGGCGGTGGTGGTCGGCGCCGTCGGGCGGCGGGCCGAGGTGCGCGTCCTGGGCAGTCTCGTGGCGGTCGCCGCCGCCACCGGTTTCGCGGTGACCGCGTCGCTCGCCGCCGGGCTGCCCCTGCGTACCGCCGGGTTCGCCGTGCTGGCGGTGGCGGTGGTGGTGCTGTTCCTCGCCCCGCCGCTGGCCCGGCGGGCGGCCCTGGCCGGTCGGGCGATGGAGGCGGCGGCCCAGGCGGTGGCGCTGGTGGCGCTGCTGTTCAGCGTGCCGGCGCTACGGCACGCCGCCGTGATCTGCGTGCTGTGGGGCGTGGCGGTGGCGCTGCGGGTGCTGCGTCGGGGCGAGTCCACCGCCGGGCGGTGGGCGTTCGCGGGCATCGCCGGGACCAGCGAGCTGCTCGGCGCCTGGCTGCTGCTCGCGGCCGGCGGGGTGGTGCTGTGGGAGGCGTACACCCTGCCGGCGGCCGGGCTGGCGCTCGTCGCGGGCCTGGTGGCGCTGCGTACCCGGCCGGGGCTGAACAGCTGGTTGGCGCTCGGTCCGGGGTTGGCCGCCGGGCTGCTGCCCAGCCTGGTGTCGGTGCTGGTCGCGCCGGAGCCCCAGCCGTGGCGGCGGCTGCTGCTCGGGGCGGCCGCGCTGGGTGTCGTCCTCGCCGGGGCGACCCGCCGCTGGCAGGCCCCGGTGGTGCTCGGCGGGGCCACCCTGACCGTGCTCGCCCTGCACGAACTGGTCCGGGGGTGGGACCTGCTGCCCCGGTGGATCTTCCTGGCCGTCGGCGGGCTGGCGTTGATCGCCCTGGCCGCCACCTACGAGCGGCGTCGCCGCGACCTCGCCCGGCTGCGGGCGGCGGTCGGGCGGATGAGCTGA
- the cutA gene encoding divalent-cation tolerance protein CutA, producing MEQICVVTTVVDARAVADGLAATAVADRLAACAQVGGPVDSTYRWRGEVETATEWSVQFKTAPDRVAALVDRIRADHPYDVPEILVSRGVECGDPAYAAWVRENTRV from the coding sequence GTGGAGCAGATCTGCGTGGTGACGACGGTGGTGGACGCGCGAGCGGTGGCGGACGGGCTGGCGGCCACGGCGGTCGCCGACCGGCTGGCCGCCTGTGCCCAGGTCGGCGGCCCGGTCGACAGCACCTACCGGTGGCGCGGCGAGGTGGAGACCGCCACCGAATGGTCGGTGCAGTTCAAGACCGCGCCCGACCGGGTGGCGGCGCTGGTCGACCGGATCCGCGCCGACCACCCGTACGACGTGCCGGAGATCCTGGTGAGCCGGGGGGTCGAGTGCGGCGACCCGGCGTACGCGGCCTGGGTGCGCGAGAACACCAGGGTCTAG
- a CDS encoding 1-acyl-sn-glycerol-3-phosphate acyltransferase yields MPLPPRWVRRLLLAPGVVLLAVLMVTTVPVWALLGLAVSPFVPGRLRPLRLLWIGCVYLVWDAAALIALFGLWLASGFGARKRSPAFQRAHYVLAGRFLQVLFWQARWTLRLRIDVVGTDPDTALPGRPELVLCRHAGPGDSFILIHALVNWFQREPRIVLKESLQWDPAIDVLLNRLPNRFIAPGVDARDSAVRQIGHLATDLDDDDAFVIFPEGGNFTPRRRLRAIARLRALGLERMALRAERMQHVLAPQPGGLLAALEAAPDAGVIFVAHTGLDQMLTVADVWRELPMDKRIVMRFWSVPPEDVPIGRQERIDWLFDWWGRIDTWIATNRDEADVNSDGPGVA; encoded by the coding sequence ATGCCGCTGCCACCGCGGTGGGTCCGCCGGCTGCTGCTCGCCCCCGGTGTGGTGCTGCTCGCGGTGCTGATGGTCACCACGGTGCCGGTCTGGGCGTTGCTGGGTCTGGCCGTCTCGCCGTTCGTCCCGGGCCGGCTGCGACCGCTGCGGCTGCTCTGGATCGGCTGCGTCTACCTGGTCTGGGACGCGGCGGCGCTGATCGCGCTCTTCGGGCTCTGGCTGGCCTCGGGCTTCGGGGCGCGCAAGCGGTCGCCGGCCTTCCAGCGCGCCCACTACGTGCTCGCCGGCCGCTTCCTCCAGGTGCTCTTCTGGCAGGCCCGGTGGACGCTGCGGCTGCGCATCGACGTGGTCGGCACCGACCCGGACACCGCCCTGCCGGGCCGTCCCGAGCTGGTGCTCTGCCGGCACGCCGGGCCGGGCGACTCGTTCATCCTGATCCACGCCCTGGTCAACTGGTTCCAGCGCGAGCCGCGCATCGTGCTCAAGGAGAGCCTCCAGTGGGACCCGGCGATCGACGTGCTGCTCAACCGGCTGCCCAACCGGTTCATCGCACCCGGGGTGGACGCTCGTGACTCGGCGGTGCGGCAGATCGGCCACCTCGCCACCGACCTGGACGACGACGACGCGTTCGTGATCTTCCCGGAGGGCGGCAACTTCACCCCGCGTCGGCGGCTGCGGGCCATCGCCCGGCTGCGCGCGCTGGGCCTGGAACGGATGGCCCTGCGCGCCGAACGGATGCAGCACGTGCTCGCCCCGCAGCCCGGCGGCCTGCTCGCCGCCCTGGAGGCGGCCCCGGACGCCGGGGTGATCTTCGTGGCGCACACCGGGCTGGACCAGATGCTCACCGTCGCGGACGTCTGGCGCGAGTTGCCGATGGACAAGCGGATCGTGATGCGGTTCTGGTCGGTGCCGCCGGAGGACGTCCCGATCGGGCGGCAGGAACGCATCGACTGGCTCTTCGACTGGTGGGGGCGGATCGACACCTGGATCGCCACCAACCGCGACGAGGCCGACGTGAACTCCGACGGTCCCGGTGTTGCGTAG